GCGCCGAGCGCCATCAGGTTGTCGGCGGCGAACACGACCTCGGGCGGTTCGGGCAGGGCCAGGAAGTGCTCGGTGGCGCGGCGCCCGCTGTCGGCCTGGAAGTCGCCCTGGCCGATGTAGGCGTCGGGCAGGGCCAGTCCATGGGCGCGCATCGCGTCGCGGAACGCCCCGACGCGTTCGTCACCGGTGGTGGTGGCGGCGGGCCCGGCGATGATGGCGAGCCTGCGGTGACCCAGCGCGTGGAGGTGCGCGACCAGGTCCCGCACGGCCCGGTGCCCGTCGGCGCGTACGACGGGCACGTCGACGCCCGGCATCCAGCGGTCCACGAAGACCATCGGGGTACCGCTACGGGCGACGTCGCGCAGGAGCGGGGAGTCCCCGTCCGCGGGTGAGACGAGCAGTCCGTCGATCCGGCGGTCCAGCAGGGTCCGTACATGGTGGTCCTGCTGCTCGGGCCGCTCGTCCGCGTTCCCGATGATCACGCTGTACCCGAGCGCCCGGGCCTCCTCCTCGACGGAACGGGCCAGCGCGGTGAAGTACGGGTTGAGCACGTCGCTGATGACCAGGCCGAGCGTGCGCGTCTGGTCGGTGCGCAGCGAACGGGCCACGGCGTTGGGCCGGTAGCCGAGGGCCTCGACGGCGGCGAGCACCCGTCCGCGCGCGTCCGGGCTGACGGAGGGATGGCTGTTCAGGACGCGGGAGACCGTGGCGACAGAGACTCCCGCCCGGGCCGCGACATCCTTGATGCTCGCCATTTCCGGACCACCTCCTTGTGGTTTCGGTATGTCGTCGAGACCAGCGGAACCAGCCGTGGAATCGATTACACGGACGATTGGAATCGATTACATGGCGGAAAACAACCCCCTGGGGCGGGGCCGAGACCGGATCGTGACGATCGCGCCGCCCGAGGGGCCGGGGGGACGGAGACCGGGCGGGAGGGACTTCCGGCCCGCCCCTCCCGACCGACGCCCGGCCCCTCTCGCCCGACGCCCGGCCCCTTCCCGGCCGCCTCTTCCGGTCGGCCGCCCAGGTTCCTCCCGCCCGGCGCCCGGCCCCTTCCCGGCCGCCTCTTCCGGCCGGTGCCCGTCCGCCCCTCCCACCCGGAGCCCACCCGGAGCCCGCCCGGCACCCGCCCGGAGGACAATGACCGGATGACGATGTCCGAGCTGGTCCCGGCAGCCGATCTGGAACGGCTCGCCGTGGTCGCCAACAACACGATGAACCGCGAGCGGGGCCTGAACGGCGTGAACAGTTACGCCCGTGAACTCGGCCTGGATCCGCTCCGCCACCTGGCCGGGCTCTCCCCGGCCCCGTCCTGGCTCGACCTGTGCAGCGGCGAGGGCCGCGCGCTGTGCGAGGCGGCGTCCGCCCTGCCGGCGGGCGCGGTGCTCACCGGCGTGGACCTCGTGGGACCGCTCGGCGCCGTGCCGGGACCGCCCGCGCCGGAACTCGTCGTCGCCTCCGTCACGCGCTGGGCACCGGACCGTACGTACGACCTGATCACCTGTGTCCACGGGCTGCACTACGTCGGGGACCAGCTCGGCCTGCTCTCCCGGGCCGCCTCCTGGCTGGCCCCCGGCGGCCTGCTGCTCGCGCACTTCGACCCGGACTCGGTGCGCGGCCCCGACGGCGCACCGGCCGGGCGCGCCGCTGTGAGGGCGTTGCGCGCGGCGGGGTTCCGGTACAGCGCCCGGCACCACCGGCTGAGCCTCCGCGGTGCCCGTGAGGTGCGGCTGCCGTTCCGCTACCTGGGCGCCGACCCCGCCGCCGGCCCGAACTACACGGGCCAGCCGGCCGTCGGCTCGTACTACTCGTCCGTGGCGGCGGACGGGCCTTCGAAAGGCACCGGAACGGAACTGGCCGACAGCCGCTGATCACCCCGCCGGCCGCGCGGGGTACGTCCGGGCCCTCGCCGCCGCCCCGGTCCCCGCCCGGCCCGAAGGCGGGACGCGGAAGGGCGCCCGGCCCGCGTTTCCGCGGGCCGGGCGCCCTTCCGCTTCATCCGTCAGAAGAAGCCGAGCTTCTTCGGCGAGTACGACACCAGGAGGTTCTTCGTCTGCTGGTAGTGCTCCAGCATCATCTTGTGGTTCTCCCTGCCGATACCCGACTGCTTGTACCCGCCGAACGCGGCGTGGGCCGGGTAGGCGTGGTAGCAGTTCGTCCAGACCCGGCCCGCCTTGATGGCCCGGCCCGCCCGGTAGGCGGTGTTGGCGTCCCGGGTCCATACGCCCGCGCCGAGCCCGTACAGCGTGTCGTTCGCCGTCCTGATGCCTTCGTCGAAGTCCGAGAAGGACGTCACCGCGACCACGGGCCCGAAGATCTCCTCCTGGAAGATCCGCATCCGGTTGTCGCCCTCGAAGACCGTCGGCTGGACGTAGTAACCGCCCGCCAGGTCGCCCCCGTGCTCGATCCGCTGGCCCCCGGTGAGGATCTTCGCGCCCTCCTGCTGACCGATCTCCAGGTACGAGAGGATCTTCTTCAGCTGTTCCTCGGACGCCTGGGCGCCGATCATCGTCTCGGTGTCCAACGGGTGTCCGGGCACGATCTGTTCGGTACGGGCGATGCCCGCTTCCAGGAACTCGTTGTAGTGCCCGCGCTGGATCAGCGCCCGTGACGGGCACGTGCAGACCTCGCCCTGGTTGAGGGCGAACATGGTGAAGCCCTCCAGCGCCTTGTCGCGGAAGTCGTCGTCCAGCGCCCATACGTCGTCGAAGAAGAGGTTGGGCGACTTGCCGCCCAGCTCCAGCGTGACGGGCTTGAGGTTCTCCGAGGCGTACCGCATGATCAGGCGCCCCGTCGTGGTCTCGCCGGTGAAGGCGATCTTCGCGACCCGCGGGCTGGAGGCCAGTGGCCTGCCCGCCTCCGTGCCGAAGCCGTTGAGGATGTTGACGACCCCGGGGGGAAGCAGGTCCGCGACCAGGCTCATCCACACGTGGATCGACGCGGGGGTCTGCTCGGCCGGCTTGAGGACCACCGCGTTCCCGGCGGCCAGCGCGGGGGCGAGCTTCCAGACCGCCATCAGGAGGGGGAAGTTCCACGGGATGATCTGGGCCACCACCCCCAGGGGTTCGTGGAAGTGGTACGCGACGGTGTCGTCGTCGATCTCGCTGAGCGAGCCCTCCTGAGCGCGCAGCGCACCCGCGAAGTACCGGAAGTGGTCGATGGCCAGCGGGATGTCGGCGGCCAGCGTCTCGCGCACCGGCTTGCCGTTCTCCCAGCTCTCCGCGACCGCCAGCTCCTCCAGATGCTCTTCCATCCGGTCGGCGATCCGGTTCAGTACGGTCGCACGGTCACCCGCGGACACCGCCCCCCAGGCGGGAGCGGCCGCATGGGCCGCGTCCAGGGCGCGCTCGACGTCCTCCTCGGTGCCGCGGGCGATCTCCGTGAAGGGGCGGCCGTCGACAGGGCTCGGGTTCTCGAAGTACCGGCCGCGGGCCGGCGGGACGTAGGCGCCGCCGATCCAGTGGTCGTAACGGGACTCGTACGAGACGATGGCGCCCTCGGTACCCGGCGCGGCGTAGCGGGTCAACTCTGTGGCCTCCCTGCTCCGGTGCCGTCCGCCGTCGGACGGCCCTCGACGCGAGGCTAGACAGCGGGACGTTGCAACTCCGTTGCACCGGCCGGTCGTTCCCGCGGGGCTATGCGCGCTGCTCCGCGTCGAGCCCCCGCACCCTGGCCAGCAGGGCCGCCCGCCGCTCCGGGGGTGCCGCCGCGGCGAGCGCCCGCCAGACGGGGAGGTCCTCCGCCCCCCACGGGCTGTACGCCCAGTCGGCGAGCAGACCCGGATCGCCCCGTGCGATCAGCGCGGCCCGCAGCTGCCCCGCGATCCGGTGCCGGAGCCGGACGGCCGCCGGCGCCTGCGAACGCGGCAGCAGGGGGCCCGCGTACGCGCCGAGCGCCGCCGCCACCGAACCGGACTCCAGCCTGCGTGTGACGGTGTCGAAGTCGGTGTCGAGCGGTACGCCCAGCCGGTACGGGCGCGAGCACAGCAGTCCGGGCCCCAGGAGCCGCCGCAGCCGCGTGAGTTCGGCGCGCAGGGTCACCGGGTGGGCGGACTCGTCCTCGTACAGCTCGATCAGCAGTCCGTCACCGCCGAGGCCCTCCGGGTGGAGGGCCAGCGCCACCAGGATCTCGCTGTGGCGCCTGCTGAGCCGGATCCTGCGCCCGCCCAGGGTCAGGAGCGCCTCGTCACGGCCGAGCGCGCAGAGCCGTGCCGCCCCGTCGTCCGGCCGCGGCGCGAGGAGCGCGAGCTGGGACTCGGCGGCGCGTGCCACGGCCTGTACGAACGCCAGGCTGTGCGGATGGGCGAGCTCGTTCCCGCCGGTGATGTCGACCGCGCCCAGGACCCGGCCCGTGTGCGGGTCGTGCAGCGGGGCGGCCGCGCACGTCCACTGCTGGACCGGCCGGAGGAAGTGCTCGGCCGCGAACACCTGGACCGGGCGGCCGACGGCGAGCGCCGTGCCGGGCGCGTTCGTCCCGGCCTCCGTCTCGGCCCAGCGGGCGCCCTCCACGAAGTTCATCCGTTCCGCGCGCCTCCGGGCCCGCGCGTGCCCCTCCACCCAGAGCAGCCTGCCGTGCGCGTCGCAGACCGCGAGCAGGTGTCCGCCGTCCATGGCGTAGGGGCCCATGAGCTCGCGGACCGTCGGCATGACACGGGCCAGCGGGTGGGTGTCCCGGTACGGTCCGAGCTCGTCCGCACGGAGGTCGACCGGCGCCGTGCCGTCCGGGCTGACCCGCGCCCTGGCGGAGCGCCGCCACGACTGGCCCACCACCGGGCGCACCGGTGCGTCCAGCCGTCCGCCGGAGGTGAACGCCTCATGTGCGCGGTGCAGCCGGCCGAGCCGGGCGCCGGGGTCCGCGTCGGCTGCCGGAGCCGCCCAGGGGTCCGTCAACTCGCCCTCCCGTCCGCGGCGACGTGCCACCCCATCATCGGGGCAACGGACGTGTGCGACAACCGTCGGGCACGGGGCGATCCCTCCGCTCACCCCGGAGTGCGTGATCACCGGTCAGGAAGCCCCGCGGAAGCGGCACTCGGCGGGGCGGGGGCCGGGCGGCGGGGCGCTGCGCGAG
This DNA window, taken from Streptomyces nitrosporeus, encodes the following:
- a CDS encoding LacI family DNA-binding transcriptional regulator, with the protein product MASIKDVAARAGVSVATVSRVLNSHPSVSPDARGRVLAAVEALGYRPNAVARSLRTDQTRTLGLVISDVLNPYFTALARSVEEEARALGYSVIIGNADERPEQQDHHVRTLLDRRIDGLLVSPADGDSPLLRDVARSGTPMVFVDRWMPGVDVPVVRADGHRAVRDLVAHLHALGHRRLAIIAGPAATTTGDERVGAFRDAMRAHGLALPDAYIGQGDFQADSGRRATEHFLALPEPPEVVFAADNLMALGALDAIRAHGLRVPEDIGIAAFDDIPWFLHTAPPITAIAQPTGELGRAAVRALVDIVEGRPPQSVTLPARLVIRSSCGETGETGETREAGVTVEGDGRTSTPRSNA
- a CDS encoding class I SAM-dependent methyltransferase, with translation MTMSELVPAADLERLAVVANNTMNRERGLNGVNSYARELGLDPLRHLAGLSPAPSWLDLCSGEGRALCEAASALPAGAVLTGVDLVGPLGAVPGPPAPELVVASVTRWAPDRTYDLITCVHGLHYVGDQLGLLSRAASWLAPGGLLLAHFDPDSVRGPDGAPAGRAAVRALRAAGFRYSARHHRLSLRGAREVRLPFRYLGADPAAGPNYTGQPAVGSYYSSVAADGPSKGTGTELADSR
- the exaC gene encoding acetaldehyde dehydrogenase ExaC, producing MTRYAAPGTEGAIVSYESRYDHWIGGAYVPPARGRYFENPSPVDGRPFTEIARGTEEDVERALDAAHAAAPAWGAVSAGDRATVLNRIADRMEEHLEELAVAESWENGKPVRETLAADIPLAIDHFRYFAGALRAQEGSLSEIDDDTVAYHFHEPLGVVAQIIPWNFPLLMAVWKLAPALAAGNAVVLKPAEQTPASIHVWMSLVADLLPPGVVNILNGFGTEAGRPLASSPRVAKIAFTGETTTGRLIMRYASENLKPVTLELGGKSPNLFFDDVWALDDDFRDKALEGFTMFALNQGEVCTCPSRALIQRGHYNEFLEAGIARTEQIVPGHPLDTETMIGAQASEEQLKKILSYLEIGQQEGAKILTGGQRIEHGGDLAGGYYVQPTVFEGDNRMRIFQEEIFGPVVAVTSFSDFDEGIRTANDTLYGLGAGVWTRDANTAYRAGRAIKAGRVWTNCYHAYPAHAAFGGYKQSGIGRENHKMMLEHYQQTKNLLVSYSPKKLGFF
- a CDS encoding GAF domain-containing protein, producing MTDPWAAPAADADPGARLGRLHRAHEAFTSGGRLDAPVRPVVGQSWRRSARARVSPDGTAPVDLRADELGPYRDTHPLARVMPTVRELMGPYAMDGGHLLAVCDAHGRLLWVEGHARARRRAERMNFVEGARWAETEAGTNAPGTALAVGRPVQVFAAEHFLRPVQQWTCAAAPLHDPHTGRVLGAVDITGGNELAHPHSLAFVQAVARAAESQLALLAPRPDDGAARLCALGRDEALLTLGGRRIRLSRRHSEILVALALHPEGLGGDGLLIELYEDESAHPVTLRAELTRLRRLLGPGLLCSRPYRLGVPLDTDFDTVTRRLESGSVAAALGAYAGPLLPRSQAPAAVRLRHRIAGQLRAALIARGDPGLLADWAYSPWGAEDLPVWRALAAAAPPERRAALLARVRGLDAEQRA